The following coding sequences lie in one Trueperaceae bacterium genomic window:
- a CDS encoding class I SAM-dependent methyltransferase: MLEAYRTPDRLRARIAFHERYAGKGEDFHRWLFSLVSERVEPAADARVLEVGSGTGRLWTMNAERVPPGWRITLTDASEGMTAAVSGAAADAGLAVSVTRADVQQLPFDPDAFDLAFANHMLYHVPDLPRGIAELRRVVRSGGWLVAATNGEAHLAAVRDLVAPLADVATLHGVEPLSFTLENGAAALGGAFGEVEVVRMDDTLEVADAEVLLAYLRSMVYLPDEPGPEVIRCVSEFEESVRRRLADGPLSVRRSTGFFLAR; the protein is encoded by the coding sequence ATGCTAGAGGCTTACAGGACGCCCGACCGCCTTCGGGCGCGCATCGCCTTCCATGAGCGTTATGCCGGCAAGGGCGAGGACTTCCATCGCTGGCTCTTCTCCCTCGTGTCCGAGCGTGTCGAGCCGGCGGCGGACGCGCGCGTCCTCGAGGTCGGGTCGGGCACCGGGCGGCTCTGGACGATGAACGCGGAGCGCGTGCCGCCCGGATGGCGCATCACGCTCACCGACGCCTCCGAAGGCATGACGGCGGCAGTGAGCGGGGCGGCCGCCGACGCCGGGCTGGCGGTGAGCGTCACGCGCGCCGACGTCCAGCAGCTCCCCTTCGACCCGGACGCGTTCGACCTCGCTTTCGCGAACCACATGCTCTACCACGTGCCCGACCTCCCCCGGGGCATCGCCGAGCTGCGGCGCGTCGTGCGCTCGGGCGGCTGGCTCGTCGCCGCCACGAACGGCGAGGCGCATCTGGCCGCCGTGCGCGACCTCGTGGCGCCCCTGGCGGACGTGGCGACCCTGCACGGCGTCGAACCGCTCTCCTTCACGCTCGAGAACGGCGCGGCGGCACTCGGCGGCGCGTTCGGGGAGGTCGAGGTGGTGCGCATGGACGACACGCTCGAAGTCGCCGATGCCGAGGTCCTGCTCGCCTACCTGCGCTCGATGGTGTACCTGCCGGACGAGCCCGGCCCCGAGGTGATCCGGTGCGTGAGCGAGTTCGAGGAGTCCGTCAGGCGGCGGCTCGCCGACGGCCCGTTGAGCGTGAGGCGCAGCACGGGCTTCTTCCTGGCGCGCTGA
- a CDS encoding inositol monophosphatase, translating into MGTVLTRAELLAIKDVVVPLAEEVGRWAKAECEAHYRGQADVSVSSKTSPGDVVTRVDYESQRRIAEALGAAYPGFGLLGEENGLAEFDDGAPVWVIDPIDGTHNFVRSYPAFCVSIGLVQGGESVLGVIYHAADDEATWAVTGAGTWRGGVRLQREDDRPLSHALVTTNFTPSMLEVPAQTTFFERVAAASAGVRASGSCCRDFCFVADGRVDLFWQFGLSPWDVAAGMVIAREAGGACEVWQGGEDWLRSKVTVAAGTRHAVADAREFATGLGLMGLR; encoded by the coding sequence ATGGGAACCGTCCTGACGCGCGCCGAGCTGCTTGCCATCAAAGACGTGGTCGTGCCCTTGGCCGAGGAAGTCGGTCGCTGGGCCAAGGCCGAGTGCGAGGCGCACTACCGCGGCCAGGCCGACGTGAGCGTGAGCTCCAAGACGTCGCCCGGCGATGTGGTCACGCGCGTCGATTACGAGTCGCAGCGCCGCATCGCCGAGGCCCTGGGCGCCGCCTACCCGGGCTTCGGGCTGCTCGGGGAGGAGAACGGCCTGGCCGAGTTCGACGACGGCGCCCCCGTGTGGGTCATCGATCCGATCGACGGCACCCACAACTTCGTGCGCAGCTACCCCGCCTTCTGTGTGTCCATCGGCCTGGTGCAGGGTGGCGAGAGCGTGCTGGGCGTCATCTACCACGCCGCCGACGACGAGGCGACCTGGGCCGTCACGGGCGCCGGCACCTGGCGCGGCGGCGTCAGGCTCCAGCGCGAGGACGACCGGCCCCTCTCCCACGCGCTCGTGACCACGAACTTCACGCCCTCCATGCTCGAGGTGCCCGCGCAGACGACATTCTTCGAACGTGTCGCGGCGGCCTCGGCGGGCGTGCGCGCGAGCGGCTCCTGCTGCCGCGACTTCTGCTTCGTGGCCGACGGCCGCGTGGACCTCTTCTGGCAGTTCGGCTTGAGCCCTTGGGACGTGGCGGCCGGCATGGTGATCGCGCGCGAGGCCGGCGGCGCCTGCGAGGTCTGGCAGGGCGGCGAGGACTGGCTGCGCTCGAAGGTCACCGTGGCGGCCGGCACCAGGCACGCGGTGGCGGACGCGCGTGAGTTCGCCACCGGCCTCGGTCTGATGGGCCTTCGCTAG